A region of Eschrichtius robustus isolate mEscRob2 chromosome 19, mEscRob2.pri, whole genome shotgun sequence DNA encodes the following proteins:
- the ITPKC gene encoding inositol-trisphosphate 3-kinase C — protein MRRCPCRGNLSEAEAGTLPGTARMGLAAPRGGRRRQPGQQRPGPGAGGPAGRPERGGPRARTEESNLHIEPERAGLGPESGTDGQAEPEAAGSGAGTERPSQKTEPGRSILRTHPGRSCHWSELETAGDWTETRTDGFWTDPHRSDLQRQPERANLWAQQGVDGPWVELEIHGSQTQPERAKPRGDNLWTHQNRSSVRTQPEGASLSTEPNADGSWKELYTDGSRTQQDTKDPWTEQHIDGSQIQQDTETAWKQLDINGFPTQQDTDGFWPQPGTDGPQTQDTYGPQTEPGTDCLLGEPNQDGSLEEPEHGELVTHLYSHQECCPLAPVPHLIITPETPEPEAQPVGPPSQIEGGSGGFSSASSFDESEDDVVAGGGGSSDPEDRSGNKPWKKLKTVLKYSPFMVSFRKHYPWVQLSGHSGNFQAGEDGWILKRFCQYEQRSLEQLMRDPLRPFVPAYYGMVQQDGQAFNQMEDLLADFENPSIMDCKMGSRTYLEEELVKARERPRPRKDMYEKMVAVDPGAPTPEEHAQGAVTKPRYMQWRETLSSTSTLGFRIEGIKKADGTCNTNFKKTRKLEEVTKVLEDFVDGNRAILKKYVARLEELREALENSPFFKTHEVVGSSLLFVHDHTGLAKVWMIDFGKTVALPDHQTLSHWLPWAEGNREDGYLWGLDNVIRLLQGLAHS, from the exons ATGAGGCGCTGCCCGTGCCGAGGAAACCTGAGCGAGGCGGAGGCTGGGACGCTGCCGGGGACAGCCCGCATGGGACTGGCGGCACCGCGAggggggcggcggcggcagccGGGACAGCAACGACCTGGGCCCGGCGCAGGGGGCCCGGCAGGGCGGCCGGAGAGGGGCGGGCCCCGGGCCCGGACCGAGGAGTCCAACCTCCACATCGAGCCTGAGAGGGCCGGCCTCGGGCCTGAGTCGGGGACCGACGGACAGGCTGAGCCTGAAGCAGCTGGCTCCGGGGCGGGGACGGAGCGGCCCAGCCAAAAGACGGAGCCAGGCAGGTCCATCCTCCGGACACATCCAGGAAGGAGCTGCCACTGGTCAGAACTGGAGACAGCCGGTGACTGGACGGAGACTAGGACAGATGGCTTTTGGACTGATCCACACAGGTCTGACCTCCAGCGTCAGCCAGAGAGGGCTAACCTCTGGGCACAGCAAGGGGTTGATGGGCCCTGGGTAGAGCTAGAAATACATGGGTCACAGACCCAGCCAGAGAGGGCCAAGCCCAGAGGTGATAACCTCTGGACCCACCAGAACAGGTCCAGCGTCCGGACTCAGCCAGAAGGGGCCTCTCTCTCAACAGAGCCAAATGCTGATGGTTCTTGGAAAGAATTGTACACTGATGGCTCCAGGACACAGCAGGATACCAAAGACCCCTGGACAGAGCAGCACATTGATGGCTCCCAGATACAACAGGATACGGAAACAGCCTGGAAACAGCTTGACATTAATGGTTTCCCAACACAACAAGATACTGATGGCTTCTGGCCACAGCCTGGCACTGATGGACCCCAGACACAAGATACTTATGGACCCCAGACAGAGCCTGGGACAGACTGCCTTTTGGGGGAACCCAACCAAGATGGCTCATTAGAGGAACCAGAACACGGGGAGTTGGTGACTCACCTGTACTCTCACCAGGAGTGTTGCCCCCTGGCCCCTGTGCCCCACCTCATCATCACTCCTGAAACCCCCGAGCCTGAGGCTCAGCCAGTGGGACCCCCCTCCCAGATTGAAGGGGGCAGTGGAGgcttctcctctgcctcctcttTCGACGAGTCTGAGGATGACGTGGTGGCCGGGGGTGGAGGTTCCAGCGACCCCGAGGACAGGTCTGGG AACAAACCGTGGAAGAAGCTGAAGACAGTGCTGAAGTATTCGCCCTTCATGGTCTCCTTCCGAAAACACTACCCTTGGGTCCAGCTGTCTGGACACTCTG GGAACTTCCAGGCAGGAGAGGATGGTTGGATTCTAAAGCGTTTCTGTCAGTATGAGCAGCGCAGCCTGGAGCAGCTGATGCGCGACCCGCTGCGACCTTTCGTGCCAGCCTACTATGGCATGGTGCAGCAGGATGGCCAGGCCTTCAACCAGATGGAAGATCTCCTGGCAGACTTTGAGAACCCCTCCATCATGGACTGCAAGATGGGCAGCAG GACCTacctggaggaggagctggtGAAGGCGCGAGAACGGCCCCGGCCCCGGAAGGACATGTATGAGAAGATGGTGGCTGTGGACCCTGGGGCCCCCACCCCCGAGGAACATGCCCAGGGTGCAGTCACCAAGCCCCGCTACATGCAGTGGAGGGAGACCCTGAGCTCGACCTCCACCCTGGGTTTCCGGATCGAGGGCATCAAG AAAGCCGATGGAACCTGCAACACTAACTTCAAGAAGACGCGGAAGCTGGAGGAGGTGACAAAGGTGTTGGAGGACTTTGTGGATGGGAACCGCGCGATCCTG AAAAAGTATGTGGCACGCCTAGAAGAACTTCGTGAAGCTCTGGAGAACTCCCCCTTCTTCAAGACCCACGAG
- the COQ8B gene encoding atypical kinase COQ8B, mitochondrial isoform X2 → MWLEVGGLLRGTCGRWGRTTGLPCGALGPGPLCWGPCGGPWTQKLHQDGPGRGLGEEDIRKAREARIRKAPRPQLSDRSRERKVPTSRVSRLANFGGLAVSLGLGALAEVVKKSLPGGRVQSEGGSRPGSSLFLSEANAERIVQTLCTVRGAALKVGQMLSIQDNSFISPQLQRIFERVRQSADFMPRWQMLRVLEEELGREWQAKVASLEEVPFAAASIGQVHQGVLRDGTEVAVKIQYPGVAQSIQSDIQNLLAVLKMSVALPEGLFAEQSLQVLQRELAWECDYRREAACAQNFRQLLADDPFFRVPAIIQELCTTRVLGMELAGGVPLDQCQGLSQDIRNQICFQLLRLCLRELFEFRFMQTDPNWANFLYDASSHQVILLDFGSSRAFGTEFTDHYIEVVMAAANRDRDRVLQKSRDLKFLTGFETKAFSDAHVEAVMILGEPFATQGPYDFGAGDTARRVQGLIPVLLQHRLRPPPEETYALHRKLAGAFLACAHLHAHIACRDLFQDTYHRYWASRQA, encoded by the exons AtgtggctggaggtggggggccTACTACGGGGGACCTGTGGACGGTGGGGCCGGACTACTGGTCTGCCTTGTGGGGCCCTGGGGCCTGGGCCCCTCTGCTGG GGGCCATGTGGGGGTCCTTGGACCCAAAAGCTTCACCAAGATGGGCCTGGCAGGGGCCTGGGTGAGGAGGACATTCGCAAGGCACGGGAGGCCCGGATCAGGAAGGCACCCCGGCCCCAG CTGAGTGACCGTTCTCGAGAACGCAAGGTGCCCACCTCCCGCGTCAGCCGCTTGGCCAACTTTGGGG GACTGGCTGTGAGCTTGGGGCTGGGAGCACTAGCTGAGGTGGTCAAGAAGTCCCTGCCCGGAGGACGTGTACAATCAG AGGGAGGCTCCCGGCCGGGCTCCAGCCTTTTCCTTTCGGAGGCCAATGCCGAGCGGATTGTGCAGACCTTGTGTACGGTTCGGGGGGCTGCCCTCAAGGTTGGCCAAATGCTCAGCATCCAGG ACAACAGCTTCATCAGCCCCCAGCTGCAGCGTATCTTTGAGCGAGTTCGCCAGAGCGCCGACTTCATGCCCCGCTGGCAGATGCTG AGAGTTCTGGAAGAGGAGCTCGGCAGGGAGTGGCAGGCCAAGGTGGCCTCTCTGGAGGAGGTGCCCTTTGCTGCTGCCTCAATCGGGCAGGTGCACCAGGGCGTGCTGAGGGACGGGACAGAGGTGGCCGTGAAGATCCAG taCCCAGGCGTCGCCCAGAGCATCCAGAGCGACATCCAGAACCTGCTGGCGGTGCTCAAGATGAGCGTGGCCCTGCCGGAGG GCCTGTTTGCAGAGCAGAGCCTGCAGGTGTTGCAGCGGGAACTGGCTTGGGAATGTGACTACCGTCGTGAGGCGGCTTGTGCCCAGAACTTCAG GCAGCTGTTGGCAGATGACCCCTTCTTTCGGGTGCCAGCCATTATTCAGGAGCTGTGCACGACGCGGGTGCTGGGCATGGAGCTGGCTGGAGGGGTCCCGCTGGACCAGTGCCAGGGCTTGAGCCAGGACATCCGGAACCAG ATCTGCTTCCAGCTCCTGAGGCTTTGTCTCCGGGAGCTGTTTGAGTTCCGATTCATGCAGACGGACCCCAACTGGGCCAACTTCCTGTATGATGCCTCCAGCCACCAG GTGATCTTGCTGGACTTTGGTTCAAGCCGGGCATTTGGGACTGAATTCACAGACCATTATATCGAG gtggtgatggctgcagccAACAGAGATAGAGACCGGGTCCTGCAGAAATCACGAGACCTCAAATTTCTCACAGGCTTTGAGACCAAG GCATTCTCGGACGCCCACGTGGAGGCCGTGATGATCCTGGGGGAGCCCTTCGCCACCCAGGGCCCCTACGACTTTGGAGCGGGTGATACTGCCCGCCGTGTGCAGGGCCTCATCCCTGTGCTGCTGCAGCACCGGCTTCGCCCACCGCCCGAAGAGACCTATGCCCTGCACAGAAAGCTGGCGGGGGCTTTCCTGGCCTGTGCCCACCTCCATGCCCACATCGCCTGCCGGGACCTCTTCCAGGACACCTACCACCGCTACTGGGCCAGTCGCCAGGCATAG
- the COQ8B gene encoding atypical kinase COQ8B, mitochondrial isoform X1, translating into MIVIPIAPSRKQRHRKAKGSQHQEGKDFCLYCSLLCPQCLEKRMTMWLEVGGLLRGTCGRWGRTTGLPCGALGPGPLCWGPCGGPWTQKLHQDGPGRGLGEEDIRKAREARIRKAPRPQLSDRSRERKVPTSRVSRLANFGGLAVSLGLGALAEVVKKSLPGGRVQSEGGSRPGSSLFLSEANAERIVQTLCTVRGAALKVGQMLSIQDNSFISPQLQRIFERVRQSADFMPRWQMLRVLEEELGREWQAKVASLEEVPFAAASIGQVHQGVLRDGTEVAVKIQYPGVAQSIQSDIQNLLAVLKMSVALPEGLFAEQSLQVLQRELAWECDYRREAACAQNFRQLLADDPFFRVPAIIQELCTTRVLGMELAGGVPLDQCQGLSQDIRNQICFQLLRLCLRELFEFRFMQTDPNWANFLYDASSHQVILLDFGSSRAFGTEFTDHYIEVVMAAANRDRDRVLQKSRDLKFLTGFETKAFSDAHVEAVMILGEPFATQGPYDFGAGDTARRVQGLIPVLLQHRLRPPPEETYALHRKLAGAFLACAHLHAHIACRDLFQDTYHRYWASRQA; encoded by the exons ATGATCGTCATCCCCATTGCACCGtcaaggaaacagaggcacagaaaggCAAAGGG AAGCCAGCACCAAGAGGGCAAAGATTTTTGCCTGTATTGTTCcttgctgtgtccccagtgcctagaaaagCGTATG aCAAtgtggctggaggtggggggccTACTACGGGGGACCTGTGGACGGTGGGGCCGGACTACTGGTCTGCCTTGTGGGGCCCTGGGGCCTGGGCCCCTCTGCTGG GGGCCATGTGGGGGTCCTTGGACCCAAAAGCTTCACCAAGATGGGCCTGGCAGGGGCCTGGGTGAGGAGGACATTCGCAAGGCACGGGAGGCCCGGATCAGGAAGGCACCCCGGCCCCAG CTGAGTGACCGTTCTCGAGAACGCAAGGTGCCCACCTCCCGCGTCAGCCGCTTGGCCAACTTTGGGG GACTGGCTGTGAGCTTGGGGCTGGGAGCACTAGCTGAGGTGGTCAAGAAGTCCCTGCCCGGAGGACGTGTACAATCAG AGGGAGGCTCCCGGCCGGGCTCCAGCCTTTTCCTTTCGGAGGCCAATGCCGAGCGGATTGTGCAGACCTTGTGTACGGTTCGGGGGGCTGCCCTCAAGGTTGGCCAAATGCTCAGCATCCAGG ACAACAGCTTCATCAGCCCCCAGCTGCAGCGTATCTTTGAGCGAGTTCGCCAGAGCGCCGACTTCATGCCCCGCTGGCAGATGCTG AGAGTTCTGGAAGAGGAGCTCGGCAGGGAGTGGCAGGCCAAGGTGGCCTCTCTGGAGGAGGTGCCCTTTGCTGCTGCCTCAATCGGGCAGGTGCACCAGGGCGTGCTGAGGGACGGGACAGAGGTGGCCGTGAAGATCCAG taCCCAGGCGTCGCCCAGAGCATCCAGAGCGACATCCAGAACCTGCTGGCGGTGCTCAAGATGAGCGTGGCCCTGCCGGAGG GCCTGTTTGCAGAGCAGAGCCTGCAGGTGTTGCAGCGGGAACTGGCTTGGGAATGTGACTACCGTCGTGAGGCGGCTTGTGCCCAGAACTTCAG GCAGCTGTTGGCAGATGACCCCTTCTTTCGGGTGCCAGCCATTATTCAGGAGCTGTGCACGACGCGGGTGCTGGGCATGGAGCTGGCTGGAGGGGTCCCGCTGGACCAGTGCCAGGGCTTGAGCCAGGACATCCGGAACCAG ATCTGCTTCCAGCTCCTGAGGCTTTGTCTCCGGGAGCTGTTTGAGTTCCGATTCATGCAGACGGACCCCAACTGGGCCAACTTCCTGTATGATGCCTCCAGCCACCAG GTGATCTTGCTGGACTTTGGTTCAAGCCGGGCATTTGGGACTGAATTCACAGACCATTATATCGAG gtggtgatggctgcagccAACAGAGATAGAGACCGGGTCCTGCAGAAATCACGAGACCTCAAATTTCTCACAGGCTTTGAGACCAAG GCATTCTCGGACGCCCACGTGGAGGCCGTGATGATCCTGGGGGAGCCCTTCGCCACCCAGGGCCCCTACGACTTTGGAGCGGGTGATACTGCCCGCCGTGTGCAGGGCCTCATCCCTGTGCTGCTGCAGCACCGGCTTCGCCCACCGCCCGAAGAGACCTATGCCCTGCACAGAAAGCTGGCGGGGGCTTTCCTGGCCTGTGCCCACCTCCATGCCCACATCGCCTGCCGGGACCTCTTCCAGGACACCTACCACCGCTACTGGGCCAGTCGCCAGGCATAG